From one Solanum stenotomum isolate F172 chromosome 12, ASM1918654v1, whole genome shotgun sequence genomic stretch:
- the LOC125848893 gene encoding uncharacterized protein LOC125848893 produces MGFVGVPICVQCGNASNPCRCKVVGPTLGFLAFAAAAIVEWPVGALVYVFRHSKGRRIMGHPATVIYPSVTNSIPI; encoded by the exons ATGGGTTTCGTTGGAGTTCCGATCTGTGTGCAGTGTGGCAATGCTAGCAATCCTTGTAG GTGCAAGGTGGTGGGGCCAACACTTGGTTTCTTGGCATTTGCTGCGGCAGCAATTGTAGAATGGCCGGTTGGTGCTCTGGTTTATGTGTTCCGTCACTCCAAGGGACGCCGGATTATGGGTCATCCAGCAACCGTCATTTATCCTTCAGTCACCAACTCTATtcctatttaa
- the LOC125848611 gene encoding extensin-like produces the protein MATKFCFFPPLIILTILTFSSSGNAQVSEVTTSNQGVLYASPPPPNGCPYSCLPPPTPTDCPPPPSSPQLPPSGPVNYPPPMGYYLPPGGDFLPPPMYVYGPPPPNPILPYLPFYYKNPPSDYSSAASDHNLTSKLLFLFTLLLIWSQ, from the coding sequence ATGGCCACAAAATTCTGCTTTTTTCCACCTTTAATCATCCTAACAATATTAACTTTCAGTTCTTCTGGAAATGCTCAAGTGTCTGAAGTAACAACTTCTAATCAAGGCGTTCTCTATGCttctccaccaccaccaaatGGATGTCCCTATTCTTGCCTTCCTCCACCTACCCCTACCGACTGCCCACCGCCTCCATCTTCACCACAGCTACCACCTTCAGGGCCAGTCAACTACCCTCCGCCAATGGGGTATTATTTGCCACCAGGTGGAGACTTTTTACCTCCACCGATGTACGTGTATGGTCCTCCACCTCCTAATCCAATTTTACCTTACCTCCCATTTTACTACAAGAATCCACCGTCTGATTACTCTTCAGCTGCAAGTGATCATAATTTGACAAGCAAGTTATTGTTTCTATTTACATTACTCCTTATCTGGTCACAGTAA
- the LOC125846703 gene encoding protease Do-like 7, whose amino-acid sequence MGDSLERLGSEEALGPESSIMKEELSMDIDPPFKESLATTEDWRKALDKVVPAVVVLRTNACRAFDTEAAGASYATGFVVDKRRGIILTNRHVVKPGPVVAEAMFVNREEIPIYPIYRDPVHDFGFFRYDPAAIQFLSYEEIPLAPEDACVGLEIRVVGNDSGEKVSILAGTLARLDRDAPHYKKDGYNDFNTFYMQAASGTKGGSSGSPVINWQGKAVALNAGSKSSSASAFFLPLERVVRALEFLQEGLDLTTNKWEAVTIHRGTLQVTFLHKGYDETRRLGLLSATEQLVRNSSPPSETGMLVVDSVVPGGPAHNHLEPGDVLVRMNGEVITQFLKMETLLDDSVGQKVELQIERGGTPMTVELLVQDLHSITPDRFLEVSGAVIHPLSYQQARNFRFHCGLVYVAETGYMLFRAGVPRHAIIKKFAGEDISTLEELISALSKLSRSARVPLEYISYNDRHRKKSVLVTIDRHEWYAPPQIYKRNDSSGLWTVKLALPPESPLLFSGIHPGKQDLSNHSVSSCATEVSAMDLRPQQVSQESMDGVTSTEISCDNVTVGLNSQDDSDAGTKKRRVEENLSAVGDVIIGRSLNGHREERLDDSGAVEDQGAAPVANNASVAERAIEPTLVMFEVHVPSLCMLDGVHSQHFFGTGAIVYHSHNMGLVAVDKNTVAVSVSDIMLSFAAFPIEIPGEVVFLHPVHNFALVAYDPSALGTAAASAVRAAELLPDPALRRGDSVYLVGLSRSLQATSRKSVVTNPSAAVNIGSADCPRYRATNMEVIELDTDFGSTFSGVLTDERGRVQALWGSFSTQLKYGCSSSEDHQFVRGIPIYTISQVLGKIISGADGPPRLINGLQRPMPRLRILEVELYPTLLSKARSFGLNDTWIQALVKKDPMRRQVLRVKGCFAGSKAENLLEQGDMVLAINKEPVTCFRDIEHACQSLDRSNDSDGRLNLTIFRQGQEIELLVGTDVRDGNGTSRAISWCGCIVQDPHPAVRALGFLPDEGHGVYVARWCHGSPVHRYGLYALQWIVEVNGKPTPSLDAFVDVTKTIEHGEFVRVRTVHLNGKPRVLTLKQDLHYWPSWELRFDLETAMWRRKTIKALDSGVL is encoded by the exons ATGGGCGATTCCCTGGAGAGGTTAGGATCCGAGGAAGCATTGGGACCAGAATCGAGTATAATGAAGGAGGAATTGTCTATGGATATAGATCCTCCGTTCAAGGAGAGTCTCGCTACCACAGAAGATTGGCGAAAGGCTCTTGACAAGGTGGTTCCCGCCGTCGTCGTTCTCCGGACCAATGCTTGCCGAGCATTTGACACCGAGGCTGCTGGTGCAAGTTATGCTACGGGCTTCGTCGTTGATAAGCGTCGCGGGATTATACTTACAAATCGACATGTTGTAAAACCTG GACCCGTGGTGGCTGAAGCTATGTTTGTGAACCGTGAAGAGATACCAATCTATCCCATTTATAGAGACCCT GTTCATGACTTCGGATTCTTCCGTTATGATCCTGCTGCAATACAATTTTTGAGCTATGAAGAGATTCCCCTTGCTCCGGAGGATGCTTGTGTAGGACTAGAAATCAGGGTTGTTGGTAATGACAGTGGAGAGAAG GTGTCTATTTTAGCTGGAACCCTTGCTCGACTTGACAGAGATGCTCCGCATTATAAAAA GGATGGATACAATGACTTCAACACATTCTACATGCAA GCTGCTTCTGGGACGAAAGGTGGTTCAAGTGGCTCCCCTGTAATAAATTGGCAAGGGAAAGCAGTCGCTTTGAATGCTGGAAGCAAGTCATCAAGTGCTTCTGCATTTTTCTTGCCATTAGAACGA GTTGTCAGGGCACTGGAATTCTTACAGGAAGGATTGGATCTTACCACAAATAAATGGGAGGCTGTTACTATTCATCGTGGTACGCTTCAG GTAACTTTTCTCCACAAAGGATATGATGAAACTCGCCGGCTTGGCCTCCTTAGTGCCACAGAGCAG TTGGTGCGCAATTCCTCTCCACCCAGTGAGACTGGAATGCTTGTCGTTGATTCTGTG GTACCTGGTGGCCCAGCTCACAATCATTTGGAGCCTGGTGATGTGCTTGTTCGTATGAATGGGGAG GTGATTACTCAGTTCCTGAAGATGGAGACTTTACTTGATGACAGTGTTGGGCAGAAAGTTGAGCTTCAAATAGAAAGGGGTGGAACCCCTATGACAGTGGAACTATTG GTTCAGGATTTGCATTCAATTACTCCTGACCGCTTCTTGGAAGTCAGTGGTGCAGTTATTCATCCCCTTTCTTATCAACAG GCTCGAAATTTCCGCTTTCACTGTGGTCTTGTCTACGTGGCAGAAACAGG ATATATGCTATTTAGAGCAGGAGTTCCTCGCCATGCCATCATTAAAAAATTTGCCGGAGAAGATATATCGACCCTTGAAGAATTAATTTCTGCTTTATCCAAGTTGTCTAGGAGTGCAAGAGTACCATTGGAGTATATAAGCTACAATGATCGTCACCGGAAAAAG TCTGTACTGGTCACAATTGACCGCCATGAATGGTATGCACCTCCTCAGATATATAAACGCAATGACAGCTCTGGTTTATGGACTGTGAAACTTGCCTTGCCACCTGAGTCTCCACTTCTATTCTCTGGCATTCATCCAGGCAAGCAAGATTTGTCAAATCATAGTGTTTCTTCTTGTGCTACTGAGGTTAGTGCAATGGATCTTAGGCCTCAACAAGTCAGCCAAGAATCAATGGATGGAGTTACCAGTACGGAGATTAGTTGTGATAATGTTACAGTGGGACTAAACAGTCAGGATGATTCTGATGCTGGAACTAAGAAACGGAGGGTGGAAGAAAACTTATCTGCGGTTGGTGATGTAATAATTGGCCGCTCTTTAAATGGACATAGAGAGGAAAGGCTTGACGACTCTGGGGCCGTGGAGGATCAAGGTGCTGCTCCTGTGGCTAATAATGCCTCTGTTGCTGAGCGTGCAATAGAGCCTACCCTTGTTATGTTCGAG GTCCATGTACCATCGTTATGCATGCTTGATGGAGTTCACTCACAGCATTTTTTTGGTACTGGTGCTATCGTATACCATTCCCACAACATGGGCTTGGTTGCAGTTGACAAAAACACTGTTGCAGTATCAGTTTCTGATATAATGCTATCTTTTGCTGCTTTTCCTATTGAGATTCCTGGAGAG GTAGTTTTCCTCCACCCTGTCCATAATTTTGCTCTGGTTGCATATGATCCTTCTGCTCTAGGAACTGCTGCTGCTTCTGCTGTTCGTGCTGCTGAACTTCTTCCTG ATCCTGCTCTTCGTCGTGGAGATTCAGTGTATCTTGTGGGATTGAGCAGAAGTCTACAGGCAACTTCCAGAAAATCGGTTGTGACCAACCCATCTGCTGCTGTGAATATTGGTTCTGCTGATTGTCCACGTTACAGAGCAACAAACATGGAAGTGATTGAGCTTGACACGG ATTTTGGAAGTACATTTTCTGGTGTGCTGACTGATGAGCGTGGCAGGGTTCAAGCTCTATGGGGAAGCTTTTCAACGCAG CTCAAGTATGGTTGTAGTTCGTCAGAAGATCACCAATTTGTCCGAGGTATTCCAATTTATACCATAAGCCAAGTCCTTGGCAAGATTATTTCCGGTGCCGACGGACCTCCTCGTCTTATAAATGGTTTGCAAAGACCTATGCCTCGGTTAAGAATATTGGAAGTTGAACTTTACCCTACTTTGCTTTCCAAAGCTCGAAGTTTTGGACTCAATGATACTTGGATCCAG GCCCTTGTAAAGAAGGATCCCATGAGACGCCAAGTATTGCGAGTTAAAGGTTGCTTTGCTGGATCTAAAGCTGAAAATTTATTGGAACAAGGCGATATGGTCTTAGCAATTAATAAAGAGCCAGTTACATGCTTTCGTGACATCGAACATGCATGCCAATCATTAGACAGGTCTAATGATAGCGATGGAAGACTTAACTTGACAATCTTTCGTCAG GGCCAGGAAATTGAACTGCTTGTGGGAACAGATGTGAGGGATGGAAATGGAACAAGTCGTGCAATAAGTTGGTGTGGTTGTATCGTCCAAGATCCTCATCCAGCAGTACGTGCACTTGGATTTCTTCCTGATGAAGGCCATGGAGTATATGTAGCAAG GTGGTGTCATGGAAGTCCAGTACATCGGTATGGTCTTTATGCTCTTCAATGGATAGTTGAAGTCAATGGAAAACCAACTCCCTCTTTGGATGCTTTTGTTGACGTCACGAAG ACAATAGAGCATGGAGAGTTTGTCCGGGTACGGACAGTCCACCTGAATGGGAAGCCTCGAGTACTTACATTGAAGCAGGATTTACACTACTGGCCATCATGGGAGTTGAGGTTTGATCTGGAAACTGCTATGTGGCGACGCAAAACAATCAAAGCTTTGGACTCTGGTGTTTTGTGA